The following coding sequences are from one Selenomonas sputigena ATCC 35185 window:
- the plsX gene encoding phosphate acyltransferase PlsX — protein MKIAVDAMGGDYAPEQIVFGAVRAAKEYGCEIVLVGDEKKIVRVLAKEEGWQSLGISVLHASEVIEMGEHPVTAVRRKKDSSVVVATRLVKEGACDAVLSAGSTGGAVAAAQFILGRIAGADRPTIATPMPTPKGVTLLLDSGANVDSKPKHLVQGAIMGALYAEHVFGIKKPRVGLLNIGEEETKGNEQAQATYPLLKSMTTVNFCGNAEGRDIPKGNFDVVVCDGFVGNVVLKFAEGLAKTLVRLAKDAVKNGGILARLGAFLLLPALKKLGKTIDVSEYGGAPLLGVRGCCLIAHGSSNAKSIASAIRVAKDYVESDVLAHIKENLAREAALDDSGKCPAANGEEPAAEAVRS, from the coding sequence GTGAAGATTGCAGTGGATGCCATGGGCGGGGATTATGCGCCGGAGCAGATCGTCTTCGGTGCAGTTCGGGCTGCGAAGGAATATGGCTGCGAGATCGTTCTCGTCGGGGATGAGAAGAAGATCGTGCGGGTCCTTGCCAAAGAGGAAGGCTGGCAGAGCTTAGGCATTTCTGTGCTGCACGCGAGCGAGGTCATAGAGATGGGCGAGCACCCCGTCACTGCCGTGCGCAGAAAGAAGGATTCCTCCGTCGTCGTCGCGACGCGGCTCGTCAAGGAAGGCGCCTGCGACGCCGTGCTCTCCGCCGGCTCGACGGGCGGTGCGGTGGCGGCGGCGCAGTTCATCCTCGGCCGCATTGCGGGCGCCGATCGGCCGACGATCGCGACGCCGATGCCGACGCCCAAGGGTGTGACGCTCCTCCTCGATTCGGGAGCGAACGTCGACAGCAAGCCCAAGCATCTCGTGCAGGGTGCCATCATGGGCGCGCTTTATGCCGAGCATGTCTTCGGCATAAAGAAGCCGCGCGTCGGTCTTTTGAACATCGGCGAGGAAGAGACGAAGGGCAACGAGCAGGCGCAGGCGACGTACCCGCTGTTGAAGTCCATGACGACGGTGAACTTCTGCGGCAATGCGGAAGGGCGCGACATTCCCAAGGGAAATTTCGATGTCGTCGTTTGTGATGGATTTGTCGGCAATGTTGTGTTAAAATTTGCGGAGGGGTTGGCGAAGACGCTCGTGCGTCTCGCGAAGGACGCCGTGAAGAACGGCGGGATTCTCGCGAGGCTCGGCGCGTTCCTGTTGCTGCCGGCGCTGAAGAAGCTCGGCAAGACGATTGACGTGTCGGAATACGGCGGCGCTCCCCTTCTTGGTGTGCGCGGTTGCTGCCTCATCGCGCATGGTTCGTCCAACGCGAAGTCCATCGCGAGCGCCATACGCGTCGCCAAGGACTACGTGGAGAGCGACGTCCTCGCGCATATCAAGGAAAATCTGGCACGCGAAGCGGCCTTGGACGACAGTGGGAAGTGTCCTGCGGCGAACGGGGAAGAGCCGGCCGCAGAAGCCGTCCGGTCGTGA
- the rpmF gene encoding 50S ribosomal protein L32, with protein MAVPKRKMSKARRDSRRANWKLTAPGFVSCPQCHEPKMPHRVCPECGYYDGREVVAADE; from the coding sequence ATGGCAGTACCTAAGCGTAAGATGTCGAAAGCCCGCCGTGATTCGCGCCGTGCGAATTGGAAGCTCACGGCTCCCGGCTTCGTTTCGTGCCCGCAATGTCATGAGCCGAAGATGCCCCATCGTGTTTGCCCCGAGTGCGGTTACTACGATGGCAGAGAAGTCGTTGCTGCGGACGAGTAA
- a CDS encoding YceD family protein, translated as MMMVCIADANAAMGRGVSFSFVTTAEELDAEPEDCRIEGPVEVTGEILYTGEAYRLTGCVRCERKAVCDRCLEHFSAEESYAFDEEVRRTDDESGLSIVDDKMDISPLIRDTLLAAQPIHNVCRPDCLGLCPKCGANLNAGECGCDRAVPDPRLAALEQLLKKQKI; from the coding sequence ATGATGATGGTTTGTATTGCTGATGCAAACGCCGCGATGGGCAGGGGCGTTTCTTTTTCGTTTGTCACGACGGCAGAAGAGCTTGACGCCGAGCCGGAGGATTGCCGCATAGAAGGGCCTGTCGAGGTCACGGGCGAAATTCTCTACACGGGCGAGGCCTACCGGCTCACAGGCTGCGTGCGCTGCGAAAGAAAAGCCGTCTGCGATCGATGCCTTGAGCATTTCTCCGCTGAGGAGAGCTATGCGTTTGATGAAGAAGTCCGACGAACGGACGACGAAAGCGGTCTTTCTATCGTTGACGACAAGATGGACATTTCGCCGCTGATTCGGGATACGCTTCTTGCTGCTCAGCCGATTCACAATGTTTGTCGGCCGGATTGTCTCGGGCTTTGCCCGAAATGTGGTGCAAACCTCAATGCGGGTGAGTGCGGCTGTGACCGTGCCGTGCCCGATCCGAGGCTTGCGGCTTTGGAGCAGCTTTTGAAGAAGCAGAAGATTTGA
- a CDS encoding HD-GYP domain-containing protein: MLKKYAVDQLKEGMVVGQAVYKEDMSILLGEGTVLNQQMIDSLSERNIVSVEIREEGGEEVSASMPQRAQGTAAKTVPLKEPILDEGYVRDYGECFIELKALFEVTKAHGSVDKDSAEVLAQNILPLCSGAKAVAHIHNMTLKGEYTIHHSLHVAILAGLMGKWLKMPQKDQLRLITAGFLILIGNLRIEQAMLDKEGFLTPDERKIMQEHPKFGHELIMAGGLGEDKEIAEAVLQYHERGDGSGYPRGLVKEEIGEFARILAIMDMYDAMASDRSYAKKRSPFEVFNILADDIMNGRLDTDFGFRFIRRVCHSLNGNWVKLSNGEAGKIIYIDESRLASLPVVQTMDGEFMDLNLRTDIKAEYLLTSREIEEE, translated from the coding sequence ATGCTGAAGAAGTATGCGGTAGACCAGCTCAAGGAAGGCATGGTCGTCGGACAGGCAGTATATAAGGAAGATATGTCCATCCTCCTGGGAGAAGGCACGGTGCTCAATCAGCAGATGATCGACTCCTTGTCCGAGAGGAACATCGTCTCCGTGGAAATTCGGGAAGAGGGCGGGGAAGAAGTTTCGGCCTCCATGCCACAGAGAGCGCAGGGGACAGCGGCGAAAACCGTTCCGCTGAAGGAGCCGATTCTCGACGAAGGATATGTCAGGGATTATGGCGAGTGCTTCATCGAGCTGAAAGCCCTCTTTGAAGTCACAAAGGCGCACGGTTCTGTCGACAAGGATTCGGCGGAAGTCTTGGCGCAGAATATCCTGCCGCTCTGCTCGGGTGCGAAGGCTGTCGCGCACATCCACAACATGACACTCAAAGGCGAGTACACGATCCATCACAGCCTTCATGTCGCCATCTTGGCAGGTCTTATGGGCAAGTGGCTCAAGATGCCGCAGAAAGATCAGCTGCGCCTGATTACGGCGGGATTTCTCATCCTTATCGGCAACTTGCGCATAGAGCAGGCGATGCTCGATAAGGAAGGCTTCTTGACGCCCGATGAGCGCAAGATCATGCAGGAACATCCGAAGTTCGGACATGAGCTGATCATGGCGGGCGGCTTGGGCGAGGACAAGGAGATCGCCGAGGCCGTGCTGCAATATCATGAGAGAGGCGACGGTTCGGGCTATCCGAGAGGTCTTGTCAAGGAAGAGATCGGAGAATTCGCACGCATCCTCGCCATCATGGACATGTACGATGCGATGGCGTCGGATCGCTCCTACGCGAAGAAGCGCTCGCCCTTTGAAGTGTTTAATATCCTAGCGGACGACATCATGAATGGGCGGCTCGATACGGACTTCGGTTTTCGCTTCATCCGCCGCGTCTGCCATTCCTTGAACGGAAACTGGGTCAAGCTTTCGAACGGCGAAGCGGGCAAGATCATCTACATCGACGAGTCGCGCCTCGCGTCGCTTCCCGTCGTGCAGACGATGGACGGCGAGTTCATGGATCTCAACCTGCGCACGGACATCAAGGCTGAGTATCTGCTGACGAGCCGCGAGATCGAGGAAGAATGA
- a CDS encoding HlyD family efflux transporter periplasmic adaptor subunit has product MKTRTKLLLFSLVLLAAGSGAYLYHVHESAVQHERAAHLRLSGNVDIREVTLAFRPSERLSEILVDEGDSVEEGQLLARLDSAELALNLQKAKAQTKAQEAVLEKLKNGTRSEEILHAQENVCAAAAASANARGIYARMLEIYETSEGISLQELDNARAAAESAEAKTRAAEAALEEARTGARGEDILQAEATLAALRAEEERLAHLLTQYELRAPSAGVIRSRLLEVGDMASPAMPVFKLSLIERKQVRVYVSEADLSRIHEGQKALITTTSEADKPLTGTVGFIASTAEFTPKTVETEDLRTSLVYEMRISVDDPDNRLRLGMPVNARIDL; this is encoded by the coding sequence ATGAAGACGCGAACAAAACTCCTGCTCTTCTCTCTCGTGTTGCTCGCAGCGGGAAGCGGCGCGTACCTCTATCATGTGCACGAATCCGCCGTACAGCACGAGCGTGCAGCGCACCTCAGGCTCTCGGGCAACGTCGACATCCGCGAAGTCACGCTCGCCTTCCGTCCGAGCGAACGCCTCTCTGAAATCCTCGTGGACGAAGGTGATTCCGTCGAAGAAGGTCAGCTTCTCGCACGGCTCGACTCGGCGGAACTTGCACTGAACCTGCAAAAAGCAAAGGCACAGACCAAAGCACAGGAAGCCGTCTTGGAGAAGCTGAAAAACGGCACGCGCAGTGAAGAGATCCTCCATGCACAGGAAAACGTGTGCGCCGCAGCGGCCGCTTCCGCCAACGCCAGGGGCATCTACGCACGCATGCTGGAAATCTACGAGACAAGCGAGGGCATCAGCCTGCAGGAGCTCGACAACGCACGTGCCGCAGCCGAGTCCGCCGAAGCGAAGACGAGAGCCGCCGAAGCCGCGCTCGAAGAAGCGCGTACAGGCGCACGAGGCGAGGACATCCTACAGGCGGAAGCGACGCTTGCCGCACTCCGCGCGGAAGAGGAGCGCCTCGCCCACCTGCTCACGCAGTACGAGCTTCGTGCGCCGTCGGCGGGCGTCATCCGCTCGCGCCTCCTCGAAGTCGGCGACATGGCTTCGCCCGCCATGCCTGTCTTCAAGCTCTCCCTCATCGAGCGCAAGCAGGTGCGCGTCTATGTATCGGAAGCCGATCTCAGCCGCATCCACGAAGGACAAAAGGCGCTCATCACGACGACGAGCGAAGCCGACAAGCCGCTCACCGGGACGGTCGGCTTCATTGCCTCAACGGCGGAGTTCACGCCCAAGACGGTCGAGACCGAGGATCTTCGGACATCCCTCGTCTACGAAATGCGCATTTCGGTCGACGATCCCGACAACCGCCTGCGCCTCGGCATGCCCGTGAATGCGCGGATAGACCTATGA
- a CDS encoding ATP-binding cassette domain-containing protein, protein MKGKNAPAVEATALVKTFTPKDAHTVTALRGLDFSVSAGELTALVGPDGAGKTTLLRLIAGLLDKTAGDLLVLGHDVAKEPQKVQSRLSYMPQKFGLYEDLTVEENMLLYADLHGIAQEERHTRFPRLLHMTGLAPFTRRLAGNLSGGMKQKLGLLCTLVRSPDLLLLDEPTAGVDPLSRRELWEILQEQAREAGLSVLCATAYMSEAALCQKVILLDRGRILAVGTPDEVRRPLHSIFGTSPASAAQAQSEYAASGEKRSAIIEVRDLVKKFGDFTAVNNTSFQVYQGEVFGLLGPNGAGKTTTFRMLCGLLPATSGKLRVAGVDLARARTEARAQIGYVAQKFSLYQNLTALENLRFFGGIYGLRPKALAARIEAVLAEFDLKERKNDRAGDLPGGYKQRLAMAAALLHEPPLLFLDEPTSGIDPRARRLFWQKIDALSKRGTTVIITTHFMEEAEYCTRILIQDHGTMLVLGSPAEIRARMKMPAADMNDVFIRIVEEARRREEAIR, encoded by the coding sequence ATGAAAGGCAAAAACGCGCCCGCTGTAGAGGCCACGGCACTTGTCAAGACTTTCACACCGAAGGACGCCCACACCGTCACGGCGCTCAGAGGTCTTGACTTCTCGGTGTCCGCAGGCGAGCTTACGGCGCTCGTCGGCCCGGACGGCGCGGGCAAGACGACACTGCTGCGGCTCATCGCGGGGCTGCTCGACAAGACGGCGGGCGATCTCCTCGTCCTCGGACACGATGTCGCGAAAGAGCCGCAGAAGGTGCAGAGCCGCCTCAGCTACATGCCGCAGAAGTTCGGTCTCTACGAAGATCTGACCGTCGAGGAAAACATGCTGCTCTACGCCGATCTGCACGGCATAGCGCAAGAGGAGCGGCACACGCGCTTCCCGCGCCTCCTGCACATGACGGGACTCGCGCCATTCACCCGGCGGCTCGCGGGCAATCTTTCGGGCGGCATGAAGCAGAAGCTCGGACTCCTCTGCACCCTCGTGCGCTCGCCCGACCTCCTGCTGCTCGACGAGCCGACCGCCGGCGTCGACCCTTTGTCGAGGCGCGAACTGTGGGAAATCCTCCAAGAGCAGGCGAGAGAAGCCGGCCTTTCCGTGCTCTGCGCGACCGCCTACATGTCGGAGGCGGCTCTTTGTCAGAAGGTCATTCTCCTCGATCGCGGGCGCATCCTCGCCGTCGGGACTCCCGACGAGGTGCGCCGCCCCCTGCACAGCATATTCGGCACATCGCCTGCAAGCGCGGCACAGGCGCAGTCGGAATACGCCGCTTCGGGAGAAAAGCGCTCCGCCATCATCGAGGTGCGCGACCTCGTAAAAAAATTCGGCGACTTCACAGCCGTCAACAACACCTCGTTCCAAGTCTATCAAGGAGAAGTCTTCGGTCTCCTCGGACCGAACGGCGCAGGCAAGACCACGACCTTCCGCATGCTTTGCGGACTCTTGCCCGCGACATCGGGCAAACTGCGCGTGGCGGGCGTCGACCTCGCGCGCGCACGCACGGAGGCTCGCGCACAGATCGGCTACGTCGCGCAGAAATTCTCCCTCTACCAGAACCTCACGGCACTCGAAAACCTGCGCTTCTTCGGCGGCATTTACGGGCTTCGTCCGAAGGCTCTTGCCGCACGCATCGAAGCCGTCCTCGCCGAATTCGATCTGAAAGAGCGCAAAAACGACCGCGCGGGCGATCTTCCCGGCGGCTACAAACAGCGGCTCGCCATGGCGGCGGCGCTCCTGCACGAGCCGCCGCTCCTCTTCCTCGACGAGCCGACGAGCGGCATCGACCCGCGTGCGCGCCGCCTCTTCTGGCAGAAGATCGACGCGCTTTCAAAGAGGGGCACGACGGTCATCATCACGACGCACTTCATGGAGGAAGCCGAATACTGCACGCGCATCCTCATCCAAGATCACGGCACGATGCTCGTCCTAGGCAGCCCCGCTGAGATACGCGCGCGCATGAAGATGCCCGCTGCCGACATGAACGACGTCTTCATCCGCATCGTGGAAGAAGCGCGCAGACGGGAGGAGGCAATAAGATGA
- a CDS encoding ABC transporter permease, whose translation MNLRAFLRRLFALTRKEFQQMKRDRGSILLGVVLPLALILIIGYGLSLDVKNVRTAVALEDSSPTARAAVRFLDGSDYFAPAYVHSKQEAEAMMRRGEVDAVLIIPTDFSRNLPRSTARIELLLNGIEATTAASAQGYFESVVLKKAAESSLAKQNVGRAEIVSRVWFNDANTSTWFFVPGLLMLVLTIVGVFLTSVVMAREWERGTFESLFVTPVQRLELILAKMIPYFLVAMTGMILCLITGHLLYELPMRGSLILILGTTMLYLVMALGLGLVISAMTKNQFLACQMALLLSFLPTIMLSGFLYDLHTAPLGIRIISRFLPMPYFLQMLKSLLLTGNYWPLIIKNTVALAGFAALFVGAAFHLTRKKVGE comes from the coding sequence ATGAATCTCCGTGCCTTTCTTCGGCGGCTCTTCGCCCTCACGCGCAAGGAATTTCAGCAGATGAAACGCGACCGAGGCAGCATCCTGCTCGGCGTCGTCCTGCCGCTCGCCCTCATCCTCATCATCGGCTACGGCCTGTCGCTCGACGTGAAAAACGTGCGCACCGCCGTCGCCCTGGAAGACAGTTCGCCCACGGCGCGCGCCGCCGTCCGTTTTCTTGACGGCAGCGACTATTTCGCCCCTGCCTACGTTCACTCGAAACAGGAAGCGGAAGCGATGATGCGGCGCGGCGAAGTCGACGCCGTCCTCATCATCCCCACGGATTTCAGCCGCAATCTCCCTCGCAGCACGGCCAGAATCGAGCTGCTGCTAAACGGCATCGAGGCGACGACTGCCGCCTCGGCGCAGGGCTACTTCGAGTCGGTCGTGCTGAAAAAAGCGGCAGAAAGCTCCTTGGCGAAACAAAACGTCGGGCGCGCTGAAATCGTCAGCCGCGTCTGGTTCAACGACGCCAACACGAGCACATGGTTTTTCGTTCCAGGCCTCTTGATGCTCGTCCTGACCATCGTCGGCGTCTTCCTCACCTCCGTCGTCATGGCGCGCGAATGGGAGCGCGGCACGTTCGAATCGCTCTTCGTCACGCCCGTGCAGCGCCTCGAACTCATTCTCGCCAAGATGATTCCCTACTTCCTCGTCGCCATGACGGGCATGATCCTGTGCCTTATCACCGGACACCTGCTCTACGAGCTTCCCATGCGCGGCTCCCTCATCTTGATTCTCGGCACGACGATGCTTTACCTCGTCATGGCACTCGGTCTCGGACTCGTGATTTCCGCCATGACGAAGAATCAATTTCTCGCATGCCAGATGGCGCTTCTTCTAAGTTTCCTGCCCACGATCATGCTGTCGGGCTTCCTCTACGATCTGCATACGGCACCGCTCGGCATCCGCATCATCAGCCGTTTCCTGCCCATGCCCTACTTCCTGCAAATGTTGAAGTCCCTGCTGCTCACGGGAAATTATTGGCCGCTCATCATCAAAAACACAGTCGCGCTTGCGGGCTTTGCCGCACTCTTCGTCGGCGCTGCCTTTCATCTGACGCGAAAGAAGGTGGGAGAATGA
- a CDS encoding ABC transporter permease, whose amino-acid sequence MNMQRIRIFFTHLYYLGHKELLAILKDPRMRIALIMPVFTQGLLFGYVANYNLDSVPYAVVDASRSEASQSLIAHFDGSPAFSRTATLAVPAEIEPLINSETILMALIIPADFEARLARGETAPVEVITDGRNALTSTLATGYAAAIIARWNAERLHAAPAITLTSRTWYNENQITRWTFLPSIIAMISFVQVIMLAGLSIAREREQGTFDQLLVTPLAPVEILIGKALPPMLIGLVQSTLLLLISLFWFEIPFAGSFLTLYLTLFLFILSSTGIGLCVSAIARSMQQVLVYLFVLLLPLALLSGIATPVANMPRILQILTYIDPLRFAVEAVRRVYLEGAVAADLIGDYIPLFLIAAFTLPLAMRLFRSRAI is encoded by the coding sequence ATGAACATGCAGCGCATCCGCATCTTCTTCACACATCTCTACTACCTCGGGCACAAGGAACTCCTGGCCATTTTGAAAGATCCGCGCATGCGCATTGCACTCATCATGCCCGTCTTCACCCAGGGGCTGCTCTTCGGCTACGTCGCCAACTACAATCTCGACTCCGTACCCTACGCCGTCGTCGACGCATCGAGAAGCGAAGCCTCGCAGAGCCTGATCGCGCACTTCGACGGCTCGCCCGCATTTTCGCGCACGGCGACACTTGCCGTCCCTGCCGAGATTGAGCCTTTGATCAACTCCGAGACCATTCTCATGGCACTCATCATCCCCGCAGACTTTGAAGCGCGTCTCGCACGCGGCGAAACCGCCCCCGTCGAGGTCATCACCGACGGCCGCAACGCGCTCACATCGACGCTCGCCACAGGCTATGCAGCAGCCATCATCGCGCGCTGGAACGCAGAGAGACTGCATGCCGCGCCCGCCATCACATTGACGAGTCGCACATGGTATAACGAGAACCAGATCACGCGCTGGACCTTCCTGCCGAGCATCATCGCCATGATCTCCTTCGTGCAAGTCATCATGCTCGCCGGACTCTCCATCGCCCGAGAGCGCGAACAGGGCACCTTCGATCAGCTTCTCGTCACGCCGCTCGCCCCCGTGGAGATCCTCATCGGCAAGGCGCTTCCGCCCATGCTCATCGGACTTGTGCAGAGCACGCTTCTCCTGCTCATTTCCCTCTTTTGGTTCGAGATTCCGTTTGCCGGCTCCTTCCTTACGCTCTATCTGACGCTCTTCCTCTTCATCCTCAGCTCAACGGGCATCGGGCTGTGCGTCTCCGCCATCGCACGCAGCATGCAGCAAGTCCTCGTCTACCTCTTCGTCCTCCTGCTGCCGCTCGCCCTTCTCTCAGGGATCGCAACGCCCGTCGCCAACATGCCGCGCATCCTGCAGATCCTCACCTACATCGACCCTCTGCGCTTCGCTGTCGAGGCCGTGCGGCGCGTCTACCTAGAAGGCGCCGTCGCCGCCGACCTCATCGGCGACTACATCCCCCTGTTCCTCATCGCCGCCTTCACGCTGCCCCTCGCCATGCGGCTCTTTCGCAGCCGCGCAATATAA
- the hslU gene encoding ATP-dependent protease ATPase subunit HslU translates to MEESMLNEQTPRQIVEELDRYIVGQKEAKRAVAIALRNRWRSRQLDVAMQDDVIPKNILMIGSTGVGKTEIARRLARLVKAPFIKVEATKFTEVGYVGRDVESIVRDLAETAVRMVRQERMEKVQERAAELAEERILDVFVPQPKKSQNPLGKLFGGSDDEEKESSEENKEPKYAAGREWVRKRLLKGELEKEVIEIEIEDSGKPMVGMFAGSSLESMGDNLQDMMANLMPKKQKKRKVSVAAARKLFQQEEAAKLVDMEEVKDAAIRAAEKSGIVFLDEIDKVAVKGQGSGPDVSREGVQRDILPIVEGSTVMTKYGPVKTDHILFIAAGAFHTAKPSDLIPELQGRFPIRVELKSLQKEDFQRILTEPQNALLKQYKALLATEGIALDFADDAIERLAQIACDVNAQTENIGARRLHTILEKLLEDLSFDAPEMEEKEVRVDAAYVDKKLKDIAVNRDLSQFIL, encoded by the coding sequence ATGGAAGAGAGCATGCTGAACGAGCAGACGCCGCGCCAGATCGTCGAGGAACTTGACCGCTACATCGTCGGGCAGAAGGAAGCGAAGCGAGCCGTCGCCATCGCGCTCAGAAACCGCTGGCGCAGTCGACAGCTTGACGTCGCCATGCAGGACGATGTCATACCGAAAAACATCCTGATGATCGGCTCGACGGGCGTCGGCAAGACCGAGATCGCGCGTCGTCTGGCGAGACTCGTCAAGGCGCCGTTCATCAAGGTCGAGGCGACGAAGTTCACGGAAGTCGGCTATGTGGGGCGCGATGTCGAGTCCATCGTGCGCGACCTCGCCGAGACGGCGGTGCGCATGGTGCGCCAGGAGCGCATGGAAAAGGTGCAGGAAAGGGCAGCCGAGCTTGCCGAGGAGCGCATCCTCGACGTATTCGTGCCGCAGCCGAAGAAGTCGCAGAACCCCTTGGGCAAGCTCTTCGGCGGATCTGACGATGAGGAAAAGGAATCGTCGGAGGAAAATAAGGAGCCGAAGTATGCGGCGGGACGCGAGTGGGTCAGAAAGCGCCTGCTGAAAGGCGAGCTGGAAAAAGAAGTCATCGAGATCGAGATCGAGGACTCGGGCAAGCCGATGGTTGGCATGTTCGCAGGCTCAAGCCTTGAGAGCATGGGCGACAATCTGCAGGACATGATGGCGAACCTCATGCCGAAGAAGCAGAAGAAGCGCAAGGTCTCCGTGGCGGCGGCACGAAAGCTCTTTCAACAGGAAGAGGCCGCGAAGCTCGTCGATATGGAGGAGGTCAAGGACGCCGCCATTCGCGCAGCGGAGAAGAGCGGCATCGTTTTCCTCGACGAGATCGACAAGGTCGCCGTCAAGGGGCAGGGCTCAGGCCCCGACGTTTCGCGTGAAGGCGTGCAGCGCGACATCCTGCCGATTGTCGAAGGCTCGACTGTCATGACGAAGTACGGCCCTGTAAAGACCGACCACATCCTCTTCATCGCGGCGGGCGCCTTCCACACGGCGAAGCCGTCCGATCTCATTCCGGAGCTGCAGGGACGCTTCCCGATTCGCGTCGAGCTGAAGTCGCTGCAGAAAGAAGACTTCCAGCGCATCCTGACCGAGCCGCAGAACGCTCTTTTGAAGCAGTACAAGGCGCTTCTTGCGACCGAGGGGATCGCGCTCGACTTTGCGGACGACGCCATCGAGCGCCTCGCGCAGATCGCCTGCGACGTCAACGCCCAGACCGAGAACATCGGCGCGCGCCGCCTGCATACGATCTTGGAAAAGCTCTTGGAGGATCTCTCCTTCGACGCTCCCGAGATGGAAGAAAAGGAAGTCCGCGTCGATGCCGCCTACGTCGACAAGAAGCTCAAGGACATCGCCGTCAACCGCGATTTGAGTCAGTTTATTTTGTAA